The following proteins are co-located in the Polymorphospora rubra genome:
- a CDS encoding helix-turn-helix transcriptional regulator produces MANTSTRMLQLLSLLQTHRYWPGSELADRLSVSERTLRRDIDRLRELGYPVDATRGVAGGYQLQAGAALPPLLLDDEEAVAIAVGLRTAAGGAVEGIAETSVRALAKVVQVLPSRLRRRVDALHTYTEPAVPGGGPTVDAATLTLIAQACRDDERLAFDYTGRGGDPSTRLVEPHRLVPYGRRWYLVAFDVERHDWRTFRVDRLSAARRTGARFRPRDLPATDAAEFVRAGLSSIPTRHRVRVRVRAGTDHVARVVGRWAEVEADGEGCVLTMHVDEFDWPVLLLAAIGAEFEVLEPAEFRDHLGRVGRLFIGAAGDA; encoded by the coding sequence ATGGCGAACACCAGCACCCGGATGCTGCAACTGCTGTCGCTGTTGCAGACCCACCGCTACTGGCCCGGCAGCGAACTCGCCGACCGGCTCTCGGTCAGCGAACGCACCCTGCGCCGCGACATCGACCGGCTGCGCGAACTCGGCTATCCCGTCGACGCCACCCGGGGCGTCGCCGGCGGATACCAACTCCAGGCCGGCGCCGCACTGCCTCCGCTGCTGCTCGACGACGAGGAGGCGGTCGCCATCGCGGTCGGGCTGCGCACCGCGGCCGGCGGCGCCGTCGAGGGCATCGCCGAAACCTCGGTACGGGCCCTCGCCAAGGTCGTACAGGTGCTGCCGTCCCGGCTACGGCGCCGGGTCGACGCGCTGCACACGTACACCGAACCGGCCGTACCCGGTGGTGGCCCGACGGTCGACGCCGCCACCCTGACCCTGATCGCCCAGGCCTGCCGCGACGACGAACGGCTCGCGTTCGACTACACCGGCCGCGGCGGCGACCCGTCGACCCGGCTGGTCGAGCCGCACCGGCTCGTCCCGTACGGCCGGCGCTGGTACCTGGTCGCCTTCGACGTCGAACGCCACGACTGGCGTACGTTCCGGGTCGACCGGCTGTCGGCGGCCCGCCGCACCGGCGCCCGGTTCAGGCCCCGCGACCTGCCGGCCACCGACGCCGCCGAGTTCGTCCGCGCCGGCCTGTCGTCGATCCCGACCCGGCACCGGGTACGGGTCCGCGTCCGGGCGGGAACCGACCACGTGGCCCGCGTCGTCGGCCGGTGGGCGGAGGTAGAGGCCGACGGCGAGGGCTGCGTGCTGACCATGCACGTCGACGAGTTCGACTGGCCGGTGCTGCTGCTCGCCGCGATCGGCGCCGAGTTCGAGGTGCTCGAACCCGCCGAGTTCCGTGACCATCTCGGGCGGGTCGGCCGGCTGTTCATCGGGGCCGCTGGCGACGCATAG
- a CDS encoding DUF1772 domain-containing protein: MGTLRTAVLVAATGTAGLLAGLFYAYACSVMPGLRRTDDRTFVEAMRHINVAILNGWFALSFGGAPLLALVAVVLHWGAGGPTLWWTVAAVACHAVTLGVTGAVNVPLNNRLDAAGGPADPGPVRAAFEARWVRWNLVRTVASVAAFGCLLGALLHG; encoded by the coding sequence ATGGGGACACTGCGTACGGCCGTACTCGTGGCGGCGACCGGGACGGCCGGGCTGCTCGCCGGCCTGTTCTACGCGTACGCCTGCTCGGTCATGCCGGGGCTGCGCCGTACCGACGACCGCACCTTCGTCGAGGCGATGCGGCACATCAACGTGGCGATCCTGAACGGCTGGTTCGCGCTCAGCTTCGGCGGCGCGCCGCTGCTCGCGCTCGTCGCCGTCGTCCTGCACTGGGGTGCCGGCGGGCCGACGCTGTGGTGGACGGTGGCGGCGGTCGCCTGCCACGCGGTGACGCTCGGGGTCACCGGTGCGGTCAACGTGCCGCTGAACAACCGGCTCGACGCGGCCGGCGGGCCGGCCGATCCCGGCCCGGTCCGGGCCGCGTTCGAGGCGCGGTGGGTTCGGTGGAACCTGGTCCGTACGGTCGCGTCGGTCGCCGCCTTCGGCTGCCTGCTCGGCGCGCTTCTGCACGGGTAG
- a CDS encoding multidrug effflux MFS transporter, with protein MTSVDSQLAPPAPAMPGDLMTPWQRVKMVLVLGSLIAVGPLTIDMYLPALPAITDDLLTNAAAVQLTLTGTLAGVALGQLLIGPLSDAVGRRRPLLAGAIVHVIASLLCALAPNVAVLGALRVVQGLAVSAAAVVAMAVVRDLFSGLGVARVLSRLMLVMGVAPVLAPTLGGEVLRWTDWRGVFVALAGISVILLAITAFGLPETLPPERRRHGGLAGTARAYGWLLRDRPFVGLVLVTGLAMAAVFAYVAGSSFVFQEQYGMSEQGFAVVFGLGAIGLVAASQLNVVLLRYFRPARIMIASVAAGALCALALLLFAVTGFGGLPAILVPLWGVLATVALINPNAAALAMGRHGEAAGTAAALLGSAQFGVGAVAAPLVGAIGTGGAAMAAVVAASMVLALAALLLIVRPASLVTEVPAVAPATAH; from the coding sequence ATGACCTCGGTCGACAGCCAATTGGCGCCCCCAGCACCGGCGATGCCGGGCGACCTGATGACGCCGTGGCAGCGCGTGAAGATGGTGCTGGTGCTCGGCTCGCTGATCGCGGTGGGTCCGCTCACCATCGACATGTACCTGCCGGCGCTGCCCGCCATCACCGACGACCTGCTCACCAACGCCGCCGCGGTCCAGCTCACCCTGACCGGAACCCTCGCCGGCGTCGCGCTCGGCCAACTGCTCATCGGCCCGCTCTCCGACGCCGTCGGCCGGCGGCGCCCGCTGCTCGCCGGCGCGATCGTGCACGTGATCGCGTCCCTGCTCTGCGCGCTGGCGCCGAACGTCGCGGTCCTCGGCGCGCTGCGGGTGGTGCAGGGGCTGGCCGTGTCGGCCGCCGCCGTCGTCGCCATGGCCGTCGTACGGGACCTGTTCAGCGGCCTCGGGGTGGCCCGGGTGCTGTCCCGCCTGATGCTCGTCATGGGCGTCGCCCCGGTTCTCGCCCCGACCCTCGGCGGCGAGGTGCTGCGGTGGACCGACTGGCGGGGCGTGTTCGTCGCACTGGCCGGCATCAGCGTCATCCTGCTGGCGATCACCGCGTTCGGGCTGCCGGAGACGCTGCCGCCCGAGCGTCGCCGCCACGGCGGGCTCGCCGGCACCGCCCGCGCGTACGGCTGGTTGCTGCGCGACCGGCCCTTCGTCGGCCTGGTCCTGGTCACCGGCCTGGCGATGGCGGCCGTGTTCGCGTACGTCGCCGGGTCGTCGTTCGTCTTCCAGGAGCAGTACGGAATGAGCGAACAGGGCTTCGCCGTCGTCTTCGGCCTGGGCGCGATCGGGCTGGTCGCCGCCAGCCAGCTCAACGTGGTGCTGCTGCGCTACTTCCGGCCGGCGCGGATCATGATCGCCTCCGTGGCGGCCGGGGCGCTGTGCGCCCTTGCCCTGCTGCTGTTCGCGGTCACCGGCTTCGGTGGCCTGCCCGCCATCCTGGTGCCGTTGTGGGGTGTGCTGGCCACCGTCGCGCTGATCAATCCCAACGCGGCGGCCCTGGCGATGGGCCGGCACGGCGAGGCGGCCGGCACCGCCGCCGCGCTGCTCGGCTCTGCCCAGTTCGGTGTCGGCGCGGTCGCCGCGCCCCTGGTCGGCGCGATCGGCACCGGCGGCGCCGCCATGGCGGCCGTGGTCGCCGCCAGCATGGTGCTGGCGCTGGCCGCCCTGCTGCTGATCGTTCGCCCCGCCAGCCTGGTCACCGAGGTCCCGGCGGTGGCCCCCGCCACCGCCCACTGA
- a CDS encoding sialidase family protein encodes MSDREFSGFDADAVKEAVRQPPLDELYRVVVRRRKRRLSGTALALVAVLGAVAGGPMIGGQAGGRPGIEEQTSPPGVTQLFVLDGTSAVGVRETADCSVEFGYTQDLGVTWSEFRPLAYEQPCRGAAEGRHTADLRYQPLGVRTYLVSVDDRSYLSTDAGRTWQDADSAITAVDAFPPGADPVDCQVGCFGLPEPLAVDPGTEGVFRLRGESPSPFRLRNLYESTDGALWTAYWPGDIDRPSVVARSVDRGATWRPATLPEPFTGDTPPTLLGLAAESGEVAYLLAAPRDGVGRYALIFRTSDGGATWTEVLTDLPASPVVRPFTVGDGGTLLIADADLQDGYVWASDDGGRHFVRGPAVEPGTLGGISGRVWIVDQDGASITGDGTRWQARLALPQ; translated from the coding sequence ATGTCCGATCGTGAGTTTTCCGGGTTCGACGCCGATGCGGTGAAGGAAGCCGTCCGGCAGCCGCCGCTGGACGAGTTGTACCGGGTGGTGGTCCGGCGCCGGAAGCGCCGCCTGTCGGGTACGGCCCTCGCCCTGGTCGCCGTACTGGGGGCGGTGGCGGGCGGACCGATGATCGGGGGGCAGGCCGGCGGCCGGCCCGGCATCGAGGAGCAGACTTCGCCGCCGGGGGTCACCCAGTTGTTCGTGCTTGACGGGACGTCGGCGGTCGGGGTCAGGGAGACGGCGGACTGCTCCGTCGAGTTCGGGTACACGCAGGACCTGGGCGTCACCTGGTCCGAGTTCCGCCCGCTGGCGTACGAACAGCCGTGTCGGGGGGCCGCCGAGGGGCGGCACACCGCCGACCTCAGGTACCAGCCGCTCGGTGTGCGGACCTACCTGGTCAGCGTGGACGACCGGTCCTATCTGTCGACGGACGCGGGACGGACCTGGCAGGACGCCGACTCGGCGATCACCGCAGTCGACGCTTTCCCGCCGGGTGCGGATCCGGTGGACTGCCAGGTGGGCTGTTTCGGGCTGCCCGAACCACTGGCGGTGGATCCGGGAACCGAAGGGGTCTTCCGTCTGCGGGGCGAGTCGCCGTCGCCGTTCCGGCTTCGCAACCTGTACGAGAGCACGGACGGAGCGCTGTGGACCGCCTACTGGCCGGGAGACATCGACAGGCCGTCGGTGGTGGCGCGCAGCGTCGACCGGGGGGCGACCTGGCGGCCGGCGACCCTGCCGGAGCCGTTCACCGGCGACACGCCGCCCACCCTGCTGGGACTGGCGGCGGAGAGCGGCGAGGTTGCCTATCTGCTGGCCGCGCCGAGAGACGGCGTCGGCCGGTACGCGCTGATCTTCCGAACCTCCGATGGCGGTGCCACGTGGACGGAGGTGCTCACGGACCTGCCGGCGTCACCGGTCGTACGCCCGTTCACGGTCGGTGACGGCGGGACCCTGCTGATTGCCGACGCCGACCTGCAGGACGGGTACGTGTGGGCGAGTGACGACGGCGGACGGCACTTCGTGCGGGGGCCGGCGGTGGAGCCCGGCACGCTCGGCGGCATTTCGGGCCGCGTCTGGATAGTCGACCAGGACGGTGCGAGCATCACCGGCGACGGTACGAGGTGGCAGGCGCGCCTGGCCCTCCCACAGTGA
- a CDS encoding type II toxin-antitoxin system PemK/MazF family toxin, giving the protein MNRGEIWTIGSGRGDLRYRVVVLSGDAHNDRPSAAPYCAPIVRQRGSTELPPFVVPLAESDPLSGVVVVNRMRRMPIAAGAERLGMVTGASMARLGEAMRDLFEL; this is encoded by the coding sequence GTGAACCGCGGCGAGATCTGGACCATCGGCAGCGGCCGCGGCGACCTGCGGTACCGGGTCGTCGTACTGTCCGGAGACGCACACAACGACCGACCGAGCGCGGCGCCGTACTGCGCGCCGATCGTCCGCCAGCGCGGCTCGACCGAGCTTCCCCCGTTCGTGGTGCCGCTGGCCGAGAGCGACCCGCTGTCGGGGGTCGTGGTCGTCAACCGGATGCGTCGGATGCCGATCGCCGCCGGCGCCGAACGGCTCGGCATGGTGACCGGCGCCAGCATGGCCCGGCTCGGCGAGGCCATGCGGGACCTGTTCGAACTGTGA
- a CDS encoding SigE family RNA polymerase sigma factor has translation MPVDVVGEVYAGCFRRLVVQLYAVTGDLTEAQEAVQEAFVRALAAPGRFARLDNPEAWLRRVAVNVARSRHRRRRVLDGLLRRIGPPPVVADVGPDHVALMAAMRRLPRGQRDALALHYLVDLPIEEVADTLGVSVGTVKSRLSRGRRALALDLGESVYAGSADVRS, from the coding sequence GTGCCCGTGGACGTGGTCGGCGAGGTCTATGCCGGGTGTTTCCGGCGTCTGGTCGTGCAGCTCTACGCCGTGACCGGTGATCTGACCGAGGCGCAGGAGGCGGTGCAGGAGGCGTTCGTCCGGGCGCTGGCCGCGCCGGGGCGGTTCGCGCGGCTGGACAACCCGGAGGCGTGGCTGCGCCGGGTGGCGGTCAATGTTGCCCGTAGCCGGCACCGCCGGCGGCGCGTCCTCGACGGCCTTCTGCGCCGGATCGGCCCGCCGCCGGTCGTCGCCGACGTCGGACCGGACCATGTCGCGCTCATGGCGGCGATGCGTCGCCTGCCGCGGGGGCAGCGGGATGCGCTCGCCCTGCACTATCTGGTCGATCTGCCGATCGAGGAGGTCGCCGACACTCTCGGTGTCTCCGTCGGCACGGTCAAGTCGCGGCTGTCCAGGGGGCGGCGCGCCCTCGCTCTCGACCTTGGTGAATCCGTCTATGCCGGGAGTGCCGATGTCCGATCGTGA
- a CDS encoding ABC transporter ATP-binding protein: MIEAKGLTRHFTVRKATVEAVRGIDLTVGTGELVALLGPNGAGKSTTLRMLTTLIPPTSGTARVAGHDITTDPRGVRRRIGYVGQGNGAGHSQRGRDELISQGRCYGLTRADARARADELISSLDLAGVADRVVSSLSGGQRRRLDIAMGLIHAPELLFLDEPSTGLDPQNRANLQDHVRKLRAEHGTTVVLTTHYLDEADSMAERVIVVDNGRVIADDTPARLKADLAGDRITLVCADPDAARRAAVRARDFVTRAGGPAGRAALAGPAGAVVEQVGDTVTARVPDGPGTLPGLLRALAGDGVDVVRADVDRPTLDDVFLNLTGRSLREGGTTGTEQEINR; the protein is encoded by the coding sequence ATGATCGAGGCGAAGGGCCTGACCAGGCACTTCACCGTGAGGAAGGCGACCGTCGAAGCCGTACGCGGCATCGACCTGACGGTCGGCACCGGCGAACTGGTGGCCCTGCTCGGCCCCAACGGCGCCGGCAAGTCGACCACCCTGCGGATGCTCACCACCCTGATTCCGCCGACGTCCGGCACGGCCCGGGTCGCCGGCCACGACATCACCACCGACCCGCGCGGGGTTCGCCGCCGGATCGGGTACGTCGGCCAGGGCAACGGCGCCGGCCACAGCCAGCGCGGCCGGGACGAGCTGATCAGCCAGGGCCGCTGCTACGGGCTGACCCGGGCCGACGCCCGGGCGCGGGCCGACGAACTGATCTCTAGCCTCGACCTGGCCGGGGTCGCCGACCGGGTCGTATCGTCACTGTCCGGCGGCCAGCGCCGCCGGCTGGACATCGCGATGGGGCTGATCCACGCGCCGGAACTGCTCTTCCTCGACGAGCCGTCGACCGGGCTCGACCCGCAGAACCGGGCCAACCTCCAGGACCACGTCCGCAAGCTGCGCGCCGAGCACGGCACGACGGTGGTGCTGACGACGCACTACCTCGACGAGGCCGACTCGATGGCCGAGCGCGTCATCGTGGTCGACAACGGCCGGGTGATCGCCGACGACACCCCGGCCCGGCTGAAGGCCGACCTGGCCGGGGACCGGATCACGCTGGTCTGCGCCGACCCGGACGCGGCGCGGCGGGCCGCCGTACGGGCCCGCGACTTCGTGACCCGTGCCGGTGGACCGGCGGGCCGGGCGGCCCTCGCCGGACCGGCCGGTGCCGTGGTCGAGCAGGTCGGCGACACGGTCACGGCCCGGGTGCCGGACGGCCCCGGGACGCTGCCCGGACTGCTGCGGGCCCTCGCCGGCGACGGTGTCGACGTGGTCCGCGCCGACGTGGACCGCCCGACCCTCGACGACGTCTTCCTCAACCTGACCGGCCGCAGCCTGCGCGAGGGCGGCACCACCGGCACCGAACAGGAGATCAACCGTTGA
- a CDS encoding transketolase, which translates to MTTQKTRILPDSDLVALRDLAAQLRVDSIRASGAAGSGHPTSSLSAADLLAVLLARHLRYDWSDPKAPTNDHLIFSKGHASPLLYAVFKAAGVISDDELVGTYRKFGSRLQGHPTPALPWVDVATGSLGQGLPAGVGIALAGRYLDKLPYHVWVLCGDSETAEGSIWEALDKAGHYGLRNLTAIVDVNRYGQRGTTELEWDLDTYRRRVEAFGCRAMVVDGHDLTSIDDALRTARTATGPTVLLARTIKGRGVPDVEDKPGWHGKALPADIADRAVTALGGVRSITVAAPMPAPGQPAVPTPAPGPAPDLPRYERGAKVATRKAYGEALLALAARPDVVVLDGEVSDSTRTEAFADAFPDRFFEIYIAEQQLVGAAVGLQVRGYRPFAATFAAFLSRAYDFIRMAGISGAAIKLAGSHAGVEIGADGPSQMALEDLAAMRAVYGSTVLYPSDAVSCAALVAQTLDLSGVSYVRTTRGSYPVLYDNGDTFPIGGSRQLRGGPGDRVALIGAGVTVHNCLAAADRLAADGIDARVIDLYSVKPVDRDALVEAVRITGGRLVVVEDHYPQGGIGAAVLEALADLGEPVRMSHLAVRGLPTSGTTAQLMDAAGIGVDAIMGAARTLAAR; encoded by the coding sequence ATGACCACCCAGAAGACCCGGATCCTGCCCGACAGCGACCTCGTCGCCCTGCGCGACCTCGCCGCCCAGCTACGGGTCGACTCGATCCGGGCCAGCGGCGCGGCCGGCTCCGGCCACCCCACGTCCAGCCTGTCGGCGGCCGACCTGCTCGCCGTACTGCTCGCCCGGCATCTGCGCTACGACTGGTCCGACCCCAAGGCCCCCACCAACGACCATCTGATCTTCTCCAAGGGGCACGCCTCGCCACTGCTGTACGCCGTCTTCAAGGCCGCCGGCGTGATCAGCGACGACGAACTGGTCGGGACGTACCGCAAGTTCGGGTCGCGGCTCCAGGGGCACCCGACCCCGGCACTGCCCTGGGTCGATGTGGCCACCGGCTCGCTGGGCCAGGGCCTGCCGGCCGGCGTCGGGATCGCGCTCGCCGGCCGCTACCTCGACAAACTGCCGTACCACGTCTGGGTGCTCTGCGGCGACAGCGAGACCGCCGAGGGGTCGATCTGGGAGGCGCTGGACAAGGCCGGTCACTACGGGCTGCGCAACCTGACCGCCATTGTCGACGTCAACCGGTACGGCCAGCGGGGGACCACCGAACTCGAATGGGACCTCGACACCTACCGCCGTCGGGTCGAGGCGTTCGGCTGCCGTGCGATGGTCGTCGACGGCCACGACCTGACCTCGATCGACGACGCCCTGCGTACCGCCCGCACGGCGACCGGGCCGACCGTCCTGCTCGCCCGCACGATCAAGGGCCGGGGCGTACCCGACGTCGAGGACAAGCCCGGCTGGCACGGCAAGGCCCTGCCGGCCGACATCGCCGACCGTGCCGTCACCGCCCTCGGCGGCGTACGGTCGATCACCGTCGCCGCGCCGATGCCGGCACCCGGCCAGCCCGCCGTGCCGACCCCCGCCCCCGGCCCCGCCCCCGACCTGCCCCGCTACGAGCGCGGCGCCAAGGTCGCCACCCGCAAGGCGTACGGGGAGGCGCTGCTGGCGCTGGCCGCCCGCCCCGACGTCGTCGTACTCGACGGCGAGGTCAGCGACTCCACCCGTACCGAGGCGTTCGCCGACGCCTTCCCGGACCGGTTCTTCGAGATCTACATCGCCGAGCAGCAGCTCGTCGGCGCCGCCGTCGGCCTCCAGGTCCGCGGCTACCGCCCCTTCGCGGCCACCTTCGCCGCGTTCCTGTCCCGGGCGTACGACTTCATCCGGATGGCCGGCATCTCCGGCGCCGCCATCAAGCTCGCCGGTTCACACGCCGGAGTCGAGATCGGCGCCGACGGCCCCTCGCAGATGGCGCTGGAGGACCTCGCCGCGATGCGGGCCGTGTACGGCTCGACCGTGCTCTATCCCAGCGACGCGGTCTCCTGCGCCGCACTCGTCGCGCAGACCCTGGACCTGTCCGGCGTCAGCTACGTGCGGACCACCCGCGGCTCCTACCCGGTCCTGTACGACAACGGCGACACCTTCCCGATCGGCGGCAGCAGGCAGTTGCGCGGCGGCCCCGGCGACCGGGTCGCGCTGATCGGTGCCGGCGTCACCGTGCACAACTGCCTCGCCGCCGCCGACCGGCTCGCCGCCGACGGCATCGACGCCCGGGTCATCGACCTGTACTCCGTCAAGCCCGTCGACCGGGACGCCCTGGTCGAGGCGGTACGCATCACCGGCGGCCGGCTCGTGGTGGTCGAAGACCACTACCCGCAGGGCGGTATCGGCGCGGCCGTCCTGGAGGCCCTCGCCGACCTCGGTGAACCGGTCCGGATGAGCCACCTCGCCGTCCGTGGCCTGCCCACCTCGGGTACGACCGCACAGCTCATGGACGCCGCCGGAATCGGCGTCGACGCGATCATGGGCGCCGCCCGTACGCTCGCCGCCCGCTGA